Proteins from one Phalacrocorax carbo chromosome W unlocalized genomic scaffold, bPhaCar2.1 SUPER_W_unloc_14, whole genome shotgun sequence genomic window:
- the LOC135310830 gene encoding F-BAR domain only protein 2-like isoform X3: MPSLDELKVSIGNIAPSPAISKQSSAQMNQNSSSEELTKSKLSTPANEKGYGDLLAWDPLFSSSLESSSSASLAYSSSSARPTTPLSVGTIVPPPRPASRPKLSTGKLSGINEIPRPFSPPLTSNSSLPAAAPLVHAESTSSISSSASLSAANTPIFEDDLLIGTLPTTEKLCETPPGVSRGPSPVSLGNQDTLPVAVALTESVNAYFKGADPTKCIVKITGDMTVSFPSGIIKVFTSNPSPAVLCFRVKNTSKLEQILPNAQLIYSDQSQSDSHTKDFWMNMQAITVYLKKLSEQNPSASYYNVDVLKYQVSSNGIQSTPLNLATYWKCNASTTDVRVDYKYNPESMNVPSMLSNVQVVVPVDGGVTNMQSLPPAKWNADQMKAYWKISSISEKSENGGSGSLRAKFELSEGPSKPATLAVLFISEGSTLSGADVELVGTGYRLSLLKKRFATVKLLPGKY; the protein is encoded by the exons ATGCCTTCCTTGGATGAATTAAAAGTATCTATAGGGAACATCGCTCCTTCTCCAGCAATATCT aaacagagtTCT gcACAAATGAATCAAAACTCATCCA GTGAAGAGTTAACAAAATCAAAGCTTTCTACTCCAGCTAATGA AAAGGGGTACGGTGACCTTCTGGCATGGGATCCACTCTTTAGCAGTTCTCTTGAATCTTCCTCTTCAGCCTCCTTGGCATACTCATCCTCCTCAG caAGGCCCACAACTCCTCTTTCTGTAGGCACCATTGTACCCCCTCCAAGGCCTGCTTCAAGACCAAAGCTGTCTACAGGGAAACTTAGTGGAATTAATGAAATA CCTAGGCCATTCAGCCCTCCATTGACCTCTAACTCAAgtctgccagctgcagctccctTGGTACATGCAGAGAGCACTTCCTCAATATCCTCTTCTGCTTCCCTCAGTGCAGCCAACACACCTATATTTG AGGATGATCTTTTGATTGGAACACTTCCTACAACTGAAAAGCTTTGTGAGACACCACCAG GTGTTTCACGTGGTCCCAGCCCTGTCAGCCTTGGAAACCAGGACACCTTGCCTGTTGCAGTAGCCCTTACTGAATCTGTTAACGCCTACTTTAAAGGAGCAGATCCCACAAA ATGTATTGTGAAGATCACTGGTGATATGACAGTATCATTCCCAAGTGGGATTATTAAAGTCTTCACCAGCAACCCATctccagctgtgctctgcttcagggtaaaaaacacaagcaaactAGAGCAGATTCTTCCAAATGCACAACTTATATACag tgACCAGTCACAAAGTGACTCCCATACTAAGGATTTTTGGATGAACATGCAAGCTATAACTGTCTACCTCAAAAAATTATCAGAGCAGAATCCATCTGCGTCCTATTATAATGTGGATGTTTTAAAGTATCAG GTATCTTCAAATGGCATCCAGTCTACTCCCTTGAATCTTGCAACTTACTGGAAATGTAATGCTAGCACTACTGATGTGAGAGTGGATTATAAGTACAATCCAGAGTCTATGAATGTGCCTAGTATGCTGTCTAATGTCCAGGTTGTGGTACCAGTAGATGGAGGAGTAACAAACATGCAATCACTTCCACCTGCAAAATG GAATGCAGACCAGATGAAAGCTTATTGGAAAATATCTAGCATTTCAGAGAAGTCTGAGAATGGAG GTTCTGGATCCCTCAGGGCAAAATTTGAACTTTCAGAAGGGCCCAGTAAACCAGCAACACTTGCAGTGCTATTCATTAGTGAAGGAAGCACCCTTTCAGGAGCAGATGTAGAGCTAGTAGGCACTGGCTATCGACTTTCCCTCCTTAAGAAGAGGTTTGCCACTG TGAAACTGCTCCCAGGAAAATACTGA
- the LOC135310830 gene encoding F-BAR domain only protein 2-like isoform X1, whose translation MPSLDELKVSIGNIAPSPAISQKQSSAQMNQNSSSEELTKSKLSTPANEKGYGDLLAWDPLFSSSLESSSSASLAYSSSSARPTTPLSVGTIVPPPRPASRPKLSTGKLSGINEIPRPFSPPLTSNSSLPAAAPLVHAESTSSISSSASLSAANTPIFEDDLLIGTLPTTEKLCETPPGVSRGPSPVSLGNQDTLPVAVALTESVNAYFKGADPTKCIVKITGDMTVSFPSGIIKVFTSNPSPAVLCFRVKNTSKLEQILPNAQLIYSDQSQSDSHTKDFWMNMQAITVYLKKLSEQNPSASYYNVDVLKYQVSSNGIQSTPLNLATYWKCNASTTDVRVDYKYNPESMNVPSMLSNVQVVVPVDGGVTNMQSLPPAKWNADQMKAYWKISSISEKSENGGSGSLRAKFELSEGPSKPATLAVLFISEGSTLSGADVELVGTGYRLSLLKKRFATVKLLPGKY comes from the exons ATGCCTTCCTTGGATGAATTAAAAGTATCTATAGGGAACATCGCTCCTTCTCCAGCAATATCT cagaaacagagtTCT gcACAAATGAATCAAAACTCATCCA GTGAAGAGTTAACAAAATCAAAGCTTTCTACTCCAGCTAATGA AAAGGGGTACGGTGACCTTCTGGCATGGGATCCACTCTTTAGCAGTTCTCTTGAATCTTCCTCTTCAGCCTCCTTGGCATACTCATCCTCCTCAG caAGGCCCACAACTCCTCTTTCTGTAGGCACCATTGTACCCCCTCCAAGGCCTGCTTCAAGACCAAAGCTGTCTACAGGGAAACTTAGTGGAATTAATGAAATA CCTAGGCCATTCAGCCCTCCATTGACCTCTAACTCAAgtctgccagctgcagctccctTGGTACATGCAGAGAGCACTTCCTCAATATCCTCTTCTGCTTCCCTCAGTGCAGCCAACACACCTATATTTG AGGATGATCTTTTGATTGGAACACTTCCTACAACTGAAAAGCTTTGTGAGACACCACCAG GTGTTTCACGTGGTCCCAGCCCTGTCAGCCTTGGAAACCAGGACACCTTGCCTGTTGCAGTAGCCCTTACTGAATCTGTTAACGCCTACTTTAAAGGAGCAGATCCCACAAA ATGTATTGTGAAGATCACTGGTGATATGACAGTATCATTCCCAAGTGGGATTATTAAAGTCTTCACCAGCAACCCATctccagctgtgctctgcttcagggtaaaaaacacaagcaaactAGAGCAGATTCTTCCAAATGCACAACTTATATACag tgACCAGTCACAAAGTGACTCCCATACTAAGGATTTTTGGATGAACATGCAAGCTATAACTGTCTACCTCAAAAAATTATCAGAGCAGAATCCATCTGCGTCCTATTATAATGTGGATGTTTTAAAGTATCAG GTATCTTCAAATGGCATCCAGTCTACTCCCTTGAATCTTGCAACTTACTGGAAATGTAATGCTAGCACTACTGATGTGAGAGTGGATTATAAGTACAATCCAGAGTCTATGAATGTGCCTAGTATGCTGTCTAATGTCCAGGTTGTGGTACCAGTAGATGGAGGAGTAACAAACATGCAATCACTTCCACCTGCAAAATG GAATGCAGACCAGATGAAAGCTTATTGGAAAATATCTAGCATTTCAGAGAAGTCTGAGAATGGAG GTTCTGGATCCCTCAGGGCAAAATTTGAACTTTCAGAAGGGCCCAGTAAACCAGCAACACTTGCAGTGCTATTCATTAGTGAAGGAAGCACCCTTTCAGGAGCAGATGTAGAGCTAGTAGGCACTGGCTATCGACTTTCCCTCCTTAAGAAGAGGTTTGCCACTG TGAAACTGCTCCCAGGAAAATACTGA
- the LOC135310830 gene encoding F-BAR domain only protein 2-like isoform X2, with protein MPSLDELKVSIGNIAPSPAISQKQSSAQMNQNSSSEELTKSKLSTPANEKGYGDLLAWDPLFSSSLESSSSASLAYSSSSARPTTPLSVGTIVPPPRPASRPKLSTGKLSGINEIPRPFSPPLTSNSSLPAAAPLVHAESTSSISSSASLSAANTPIFEDDLLIGTLPTTEKLCETPPGVSRGPSPVSLGNQDTLPVAVALTESVNAYFKGADPTKCIVKITGDMTVSFPSGIIKVFTSNPSPAVLCFRVKNTSKLEQILPNAQLIYSDQSQSDSHTKDFWMNMQAITVYLKKLSEQNPSASYYNVDVLKYQVSSNGIQSTPLNLATYWKCNASTTDVRVDYKYNPESMNVPSMLSNVQVVVPVDGGVTNMQSLPPAKWNADQMKAYWKISSISEKSENGGSGSLRAKFELSEGPSKPATLAVLFISEGSTLSGADVELVGTGYRLSLLKKRFATGRYMADC; from the exons ATGCCTTCCTTGGATGAATTAAAAGTATCTATAGGGAACATCGCTCCTTCTCCAGCAATATCT cagaaacagagtTCT gcACAAATGAATCAAAACTCATCCA GTGAAGAGTTAACAAAATCAAAGCTTTCTACTCCAGCTAATGA AAAGGGGTACGGTGACCTTCTGGCATGGGATCCACTCTTTAGCAGTTCTCTTGAATCTTCCTCTTCAGCCTCCTTGGCATACTCATCCTCCTCAG caAGGCCCACAACTCCTCTTTCTGTAGGCACCATTGTACCCCCTCCAAGGCCTGCTTCAAGACCAAAGCTGTCTACAGGGAAACTTAGTGGAATTAATGAAATA CCTAGGCCATTCAGCCCTCCATTGACCTCTAACTCAAgtctgccagctgcagctccctTGGTACATGCAGAGAGCACTTCCTCAATATCCTCTTCTGCTTCCCTCAGTGCAGCCAACACACCTATATTTG AGGATGATCTTTTGATTGGAACACTTCCTACAACTGAAAAGCTTTGTGAGACACCACCAG GTGTTTCACGTGGTCCCAGCCCTGTCAGCCTTGGAAACCAGGACACCTTGCCTGTTGCAGTAGCCCTTACTGAATCTGTTAACGCCTACTTTAAAGGAGCAGATCCCACAAA ATGTATTGTGAAGATCACTGGTGATATGACAGTATCATTCCCAAGTGGGATTATTAAAGTCTTCACCAGCAACCCATctccagctgtgctctgcttcagggtaaaaaacacaagcaaactAGAGCAGATTCTTCCAAATGCACAACTTATATACag tgACCAGTCACAAAGTGACTCCCATACTAAGGATTTTTGGATGAACATGCAAGCTATAACTGTCTACCTCAAAAAATTATCAGAGCAGAATCCATCTGCGTCCTATTATAATGTGGATGTTTTAAAGTATCAG GTATCTTCAAATGGCATCCAGTCTACTCCCTTGAATCTTGCAACTTACTGGAAATGTAATGCTAGCACTACTGATGTGAGAGTGGATTATAAGTACAATCCAGAGTCTATGAATGTGCCTAGTATGCTGTCTAATGTCCAGGTTGTGGTACCAGTAGATGGAGGAGTAACAAACATGCAATCACTTCCACCTGCAAAATG GAATGCAGACCAGATGAAAGCTTATTGGAAAATATCTAGCATTTCAGAGAAGTCTGAGAATGGAG GTTCTGGATCCCTCAGGGCAAAATTTGAACTTTCAGAAGGGCCCAGTAAACCAGCAACACTTGCAGTGCTATTCATTAGTGAAGGAAGCACCCTTTCAGGAGCAGATGTAGAGCTAGTAGGCACTGGCTATCGACTTTCCCTCCTTAAGAAGAGGTTTGCCACTG gaCGGTATATGGCAGACTGCTGA
- the LOC135310830 gene encoding F-BAR domain only protein 2-like isoform X4 has product MPSLDELKVSIGNIAPSPAISQKQSSAQMNQNSSSEELTKSKLSTPANEKGYGDLLAWDPLFSSSLESSSSASLAYSSSSARPTTPLSVGTIVPPPRPASRPKLSTGKLSGINEIPRPFSPPLTSNSSLPAAAPLVHAESTSSISSSASLSAANTPIFGVSRGPSPVSLGNQDTLPVAVALTESVNAYFKGADPTKCIVKITGDMTVSFPSGIIKVFTSNPSPAVLCFRVKNTSKLEQILPNAQLIYSDQSQSDSHTKDFWMNMQAITVYLKKLSEQNPSASYYNVDVLKYQVSSNGIQSTPLNLATYWKCNASTTDVRVDYKYNPESMNVPSMLSNVQVVVPVDGGVTNMQSLPPAKWNADQMKAYWKISSISEKSENGGSGSLRAKFELSEGPSKPATLAVLFISEGSTLSGADVELVGTGYRLSLLKKRFATVKLLPGKY; this is encoded by the exons ATGCCTTCCTTGGATGAATTAAAAGTATCTATAGGGAACATCGCTCCTTCTCCAGCAATATCT cagaaacagagtTCT gcACAAATGAATCAAAACTCATCCA GTGAAGAGTTAACAAAATCAAAGCTTTCTACTCCAGCTAATGA AAAGGGGTACGGTGACCTTCTGGCATGGGATCCACTCTTTAGCAGTTCTCTTGAATCTTCCTCTTCAGCCTCCTTGGCATACTCATCCTCCTCAG caAGGCCCACAACTCCTCTTTCTGTAGGCACCATTGTACCCCCTCCAAGGCCTGCTTCAAGACCAAAGCTGTCTACAGGGAAACTTAGTGGAATTAATGAAATA CCTAGGCCATTCAGCCCTCCATTGACCTCTAACTCAAgtctgccagctgcagctccctTGGTACATGCAGAGAGCACTTCCTCAATATCCTCTTCTGCTTCCCTCAGTGCAGCCAACACACCTATATTTG GTGTTTCACGTGGTCCCAGCCCTGTCAGCCTTGGAAACCAGGACACCTTGCCTGTTGCAGTAGCCCTTACTGAATCTGTTAACGCCTACTTTAAAGGAGCAGATCCCACAAA ATGTATTGTGAAGATCACTGGTGATATGACAGTATCATTCCCAAGTGGGATTATTAAAGTCTTCACCAGCAACCCATctccagctgtgctctgcttcagggtaaaaaacacaagcaaactAGAGCAGATTCTTCCAAATGCACAACTTATATACag tgACCAGTCACAAAGTGACTCCCATACTAAGGATTTTTGGATGAACATGCAAGCTATAACTGTCTACCTCAAAAAATTATCAGAGCAGAATCCATCTGCGTCCTATTATAATGTGGATGTTTTAAAGTATCAG GTATCTTCAAATGGCATCCAGTCTACTCCCTTGAATCTTGCAACTTACTGGAAATGTAATGCTAGCACTACTGATGTGAGAGTGGATTATAAGTACAATCCAGAGTCTATGAATGTGCCTAGTATGCTGTCTAATGTCCAGGTTGTGGTACCAGTAGATGGAGGAGTAACAAACATGCAATCACTTCCACCTGCAAAATG GAATGCAGACCAGATGAAAGCTTATTGGAAAATATCTAGCATTTCAGAGAAGTCTGAGAATGGAG GTTCTGGATCCCTCAGGGCAAAATTTGAACTTTCAGAAGGGCCCAGTAAACCAGCAACACTTGCAGTGCTATTCATTAGTGAAGGAAGCACCCTTTCAGGAGCAGATGTAGAGCTAGTAGGCACTGGCTATCGACTTTCCCTCCTTAAGAAGAGGTTTGCCACTG TGAAACTGCTCCCAGGAAAATACTGA
- the LOC135310830 gene encoding F-BAR domain only protein 2-like isoform X5: MPSLDELKVSIGNIAPSPAISQKQSSAQMNQNSSSEELTKSKLSTPANEKGYGDLLAWDPLFSSSLESSSSASLAYSSSSARPTTPLSVGTIVPPPRPASRPKLSTGKLSGINEIPRPFSPPLTSNSSLPAAAPLVHAESTSSISSSASLSAANTPIFGVSRGPSPVSLGNQDTLPVAVALTESVNAYFKGADPTKCIVKITGDMTVSFPSGIIKVFTSNPSPAVLCFRVKNTSKLEQILPNAQLIYSDQSQSDSHTKDFWMNMQAITVYLKKLSEQNPSASYYNVDVLKYQVSSNGIQSTPLNLATYWKCNASTTDVRVDYKYNPESMNVPSMLSNVQVVVPVDGGVTNMQSLPPAKWNADQMKAYWKISSISEKSENGGSGSLRAKFELSEGPSKPATLAVLFISEGSTLSGADVELVGTGYRLSLLKKRFATGRYMADC, from the exons ATGCCTTCCTTGGATGAATTAAAAGTATCTATAGGGAACATCGCTCCTTCTCCAGCAATATCT cagaaacagagtTCT gcACAAATGAATCAAAACTCATCCA GTGAAGAGTTAACAAAATCAAAGCTTTCTACTCCAGCTAATGA AAAGGGGTACGGTGACCTTCTGGCATGGGATCCACTCTTTAGCAGTTCTCTTGAATCTTCCTCTTCAGCCTCCTTGGCATACTCATCCTCCTCAG caAGGCCCACAACTCCTCTTTCTGTAGGCACCATTGTACCCCCTCCAAGGCCTGCTTCAAGACCAAAGCTGTCTACAGGGAAACTTAGTGGAATTAATGAAATA CCTAGGCCATTCAGCCCTCCATTGACCTCTAACTCAAgtctgccagctgcagctccctTGGTACATGCAGAGAGCACTTCCTCAATATCCTCTTCTGCTTCCCTCAGTGCAGCCAACACACCTATATTTG GTGTTTCACGTGGTCCCAGCCCTGTCAGCCTTGGAAACCAGGACACCTTGCCTGTTGCAGTAGCCCTTACTGAATCTGTTAACGCCTACTTTAAAGGAGCAGATCCCACAAA ATGTATTGTGAAGATCACTGGTGATATGACAGTATCATTCCCAAGTGGGATTATTAAAGTCTTCACCAGCAACCCATctccagctgtgctctgcttcagggtaaaaaacacaagcaaactAGAGCAGATTCTTCCAAATGCACAACTTATATACag tgACCAGTCACAAAGTGACTCCCATACTAAGGATTTTTGGATGAACATGCAAGCTATAACTGTCTACCTCAAAAAATTATCAGAGCAGAATCCATCTGCGTCCTATTATAATGTGGATGTTTTAAAGTATCAG GTATCTTCAAATGGCATCCAGTCTACTCCCTTGAATCTTGCAACTTACTGGAAATGTAATGCTAGCACTACTGATGTGAGAGTGGATTATAAGTACAATCCAGAGTCTATGAATGTGCCTAGTATGCTGTCTAATGTCCAGGTTGTGGTACCAGTAGATGGAGGAGTAACAAACATGCAATCACTTCCACCTGCAAAATG GAATGCAGACCAGATGAAAGCTTATTGGAAAATATCTAGCATTTCAGAGAAGTCTGAGAATGGAG GTTCTGGATCCCTCAGGGCAAAATTTGAACTTTCAGAAGGGCCCAGTAAACCAGCAACACTTGCAGTGCTATTCATTAGTGAAGGAAGCACCCTTTCAGGAGCAGATGTAGAGCTAGTAGGCACTGGCTATCGACTTTCCCTCCTTAAGAAGAGGTTTGCCACTG gaCGGTATATGGCAGACTGCTGA